GGTAAATAGTTTCTCGAAAGTTAGAGATTATTATATCAATTTAGAATCTTTAATTTTAGGAGGAATGTTTATGACAGATAAAACATTGAAATGTAGAGATTGTGGAAGTGAATTCGTATTTTCAGTAGGAGAGCAAGAATTCTATGAAGAAAAAGGATTCACAAATGAGCCAACAAGATGTGTGTCTTGTAGAAGAGCTAAAAAGGAACAAAATAGAAGATAATTTTAGATTGTTAGAGGTTGTAGTTTGTACTACAACCTTTTTTAATTTTATAGGTATATTGACTTGACACTATGTGATTGTCATATTCAGCGGTAATTAATTCATTTTAATTAGCTACGATGTAGATTGAACAAGATAAAATTTAAGATATGGTTTAGGATTATCTATAGTGCATCGTATTATTTACAATCATAATGGAGAAATTGAAGTTGAAAGTGAGGAAGGAAAAGGTAGTAAATTTAGTTTTCTATTTAGAAAAATATAAATGTAGAACATAAAGAAGCTATCGCTAATGAAAATAATTTCTTAGCGATAGCTCTTTTTTATAAAACCTTACCGGCTTATAAGACATAGAGTCCTATAAGCCTAGCGTGTTAATTGGCTTATCTCCAGCATCATTTCCTTCGTAAGCCTCTGAACATTGAATGTTTTGGTTACTTTGATTTGACATCGTTGTTCCCTCCTACATTCAGTTTGGTTTTACAATTATAGTATGGATAGTTTAAGTTGAATTTATACATATTTTATTATAGAAGTTAAAATAATAGTTAATAATTGTATATAAGAATATACAAATATATTACAAAAGATGATAAAATATGTATATAAATATTATTTATCGACTAAGAGCAGAATATTTTAATCATAAAAGAAAAACTGTACAAGCACGGAAGATAGTAAGGAGTGACAGTATTATGAATTTAAAAATAAGCAAAGAGATAGAAAATAGAATATGCTATATTCAAAATAGGTTAAGTTCTATTTTAGGTAAGGAAGGTTTGGTTATTGAAGATAACTTTGCGATGAATCAAATTTTATATAGAGGATTAGAAGTTATTACTAAAGACCTTGAAAAATATGAAGATACAGGGAAATTCAATACATATATCTTTAGTGATCTTAAAGGTGAGGTATATGAAAATAAGGAAGATAGTTATAAGATTCCAAGCATTGGTGAGAATTTAGATAAATTATTAGGATTTATATGTATAAAGGATTTAGAGCAAGTATTCAATTCATATTTAGAAAATGGACGTATTCCAGATGCATCTAGTTTTAAGGAAAAATACTATGTTATAGCTTGTCTAGATTCTAATGAAGTTACAGCATTAGATAATATCATAAAATATTTATGGAGTGAATTTATATCTGAAGGCGAAAGACTAGCAAGTACTGGTGAAGTTGAAAATATTGATTTTAATTATGTATGTAAAAATAGTGAAAAATTTCTTAATCTTATTAAAAGTTTAGGAGAGTTTAATGAAGATATTATACCCAAAGATAGATATTATCGCATAATGGAGGAGATTAAACCTATATTGGAAAATGAAGAAGCTAAGAAAAGAGCTACAGTAAATTTTAAGAATGATTTAGAAAATAAAGGTTCTAATGAAATATG
Above is a genomic segment from Clostridium bornimense containing:
- a CDS encoding zinc-ribbon domain-containing protein, with the translated sequence MTDKTLKCRDCGSEFVFSVGEQEFYEEKGFTNEPTRCVSCRRAKKEQNRR